The Amycolatopsis sp. DG1A-15b genome contains the following window.
TTTCACCCACCAGTAGGGGGACAAGGTCCTTTGTGGAGGAAAGCAATGGTGCGAAGCCTCAAGGCCCGTGGACTCGGCGGCGAGATGGCCGCCGAGTTCGTGGGGACGATGATCCTCATCCTGTTCGGGTGCGGGGTGGTGGCGCAGGTCGTCGCCGCGGGCATCGGGGACCACGACAGCATCGCCTGGGCCTGGGGCCTCGGCGTCACGCTGGGTGTCTACGTCGCTTCGCGGATCAGCGGCGCGCACCTGAACCCGGCCGTGACCATCGCCCTCGCGGTGTTCAAGGGCTTCGAGTGGCGCAAGGTCGCTCCCTACGCCCTGGCGCAGACGGCCGGTGCGTTCGTGGCCGCGATGCTGGTGCGCTGGAACTACACCGAGGTCCTCAACGCCAAGGACCCGGGCCTGACCATCAAGACCCAGGGCGTGTTCTCCACCCTTCCGGGTAACGGCACGCTGCCGGTGGGTGACTGGGGCGCCTTCCGCGACCAGATCATCGGCACCGCGATCCTGCTGATCGTCCTCTTCGCCATCACCGACCTCCGCAACACCTCGCCGGGCGCGAACCTGGCCCCGGTCGTCGTCGGCTTCCTCGTCGTCGCGATCGGCATGGCCTGGGGCACGAACGCCGGGTACGCGATCAACCCCGCCCGCGACTTCGGCCCGCGCCTGGCCTCCTGGCTGACCGGTTA
Protein-coding sequences here:
- a CDS encoding MIP/aquaporin family protein, encoding MVRSLKARGLGGEMAAEFVGTMILILFGCGVVAQVVAAGIGDHDSIAWAWGLGVTLGVYVASRISGAHLNPAVTIALAVFKGFEWRKVAPYALAQTAGAFVAAMLVRWNYTEVLNAKDPGLTIKTQGVFSTLPGNGTLPVGDWGAFRDQIIGTAILLIVLFAITDLRNTSPGANLAPVVVGFLVVAIGMAWGTNAGYAINPARDFGPRLASWLTGYDTAFTDQYGFPYWWIPIVAPVIGALVGGAIYKYLIERFLPAGDPLDAMPAKDFEPAN